Below is a genomic region from Rosa chinensis cultivar Old Blush chromosome 5, RchiOBHm-V2, whole genome shotgun sequence.
ttttttcttttttttaaaattaattagtaaagaaTGACAATTTTGCCTCTGATAAAAATATCACATGCTTGCAATGTCATCAATTTGACAGAGCCGTCACGGAAATTGGACAGAGACATCTCGTTGATATCAATATAAgactttgggtatcacattggtacGTTTGAGAGTTtgagtatcaaattggccttgacaCAATAATTTAGGAACggtaactgaatttttctctatatatatatatatatgtggtctCGGTGGATCAAGAAGAGGTAAGGGAATGGGATAAGAAAAGGGCCACGTGTGAAAGGAATAGCTGATGAGATTTTTGGTTAGTTGAAATGGGGAAAACGTGCAGCATATATGGCCATAACATGTTTAATTAATCAATCCTTGATTAATTAAACATCCGTGCATCatgatttatttccttttttttttttctttcccttcttcttcttcttttctcaatGCACTTCTGCATATATTTTTGGAGACGATGAAATTTCACTTCTTTTACGGCATCCACTGCAGTTAACTTAGTGTTGACCTTTTGTCATTTTATCAAAAACTCTAAATTTGCACAATTCCACACCATTTTGTCCGGTTTCCGCAACTCCACTTAtttactataaaataaataaaaatgaattaattacattataattaacttgaggattaacttatttctagtgttttagatataattatatgtatttatatgcatataatCAACTAGTAAGATATTTTCATGTAAACCAAGTTGATAATGtactttacttttttttttaatcacagaATTAGAAAAGTTGGTACTTCAGTGTTCTTTATCATTATGGTTTATCACTTCTTAGTTATTAGATTACAGGCATCTTGACTGATCATATTTCACAGACGAATGAGATGGGTAAAATTTGAGTTTTTCATGAGCATATATCAGTTTATCATTCATCCACATCGATTATCTTTACTCCCAGCTGTGTTGAGGTTTAATGATCTGGATGTTGTCTTCTCCATCTTGCAGATGTGGAGATGGCTGATGGCAGTCAGACAAAGAGTTCATTGAAGCCTTTTGGTGGGGTGGGTAAGAAATCCCAACGGCCGGGTGTTCAAGGTGGGCAAGAGAAGGCGTCATGGCAagggcaagggcggaaaggttaAGAGGCGTCATATTTGAGAGACTGATGTGTCTTGCATCTTAGAGAGATTTCAGTGTGTGTTTTTGAGAAATTACGGTTGTGGCTTACACTTGATATATGTAATCTCTGAGGTAGCTCCCTTCCAAGGTTCCAAATTATAATTATCATTTTGTACCAATGCTAATACGCAACACCAGTATGCTCTAATTGTCTAGCATTGTGTGGTAAATCCAGCAAGTTGTGTTACCTCAAGGTTTtacatttttggtttttgttctcCCATGTAATTTCTAAGGGTTCCGGTATCTAAAGAGTTGATATATTCTGGGGATCTATGTCTCACCAAAGTACCAGAAGTAACACAAATATGAATCTTTCCACACGACCTGTCCTATCTAGGTCGAAAACTCACAGCAAACGCAGAAGACTACAACAAAGAAAGCAAGTCTTACAGCGAACGCTGTAGACTACAGTAGAGAAAGTCTTTGTTGAGGGAGAGCTCAACTTGTAAAATTGTGACAAGTTAGAAGGCTAGAAGCAGTCCTTTCAGGAGCATTAATTGCTGGAAAATGTCCACTAATTAGACGTCCCTCTGCTAGAGAAAAGTCCCAGAAAGGACCCATAGTGACACTTGTGGTTGGAGACTCTTCAAAGTCTTTACTTCTTGGATTACCAATCTAGAACACAAGTCGTACCAATCTTTCTCAGCTAATTAGTCAGTGAGGACTCGTAAGCCAACTTGTAAAATGGGTTGAGAATGATGATTTAAAAATAAAGGTTTTTTGATCCAAGTcgtttttgttatataaaagtTGGATGTGGTCCGAGCATCTTTTCTTATTAATTGCGgtctaattgttttttttaattgtctATTTACCCTTAGAAccaaataaggtaaataatttcaaattcactgattaaatcacaattttagctcaattttaaatttcaaattcaaattcaaattccaaaatctaaaattCATCAATGAATAATTTTCAAACATATAAGATTAAATGCATTCCTATGAAATCAATATACCTAAGATGTAGGTATCGAATACTTATATACCTATATTATGGGATGAAaaacattagaacaaaaattcaaacattattACTTCAACTGTATCTATATAGTAGGTATTTAAAGTTATATAGTAGAGATTTGACCTACCTAGACATACGAAGTAAGAAAAGAAACATAGAATATAATACCAATCTAATCAAAAGGTATAAATATGTACATATAAAACCTATACCTGATTAAAAGATAAAGGTATGAAAGAGAAAGTGAGAGATAATGAGAGAACcttagatatagagatatagagaaacttggaaattttttaaacttgtgaaaatcttacctataaataaggcatgcaaatgtgaaataaaaatgtatgatcAAATTCTATGACAAATGTTACTTATAACACCATAATCGATTCTATATCAAACAAAAACGAAAACTTCTTACCAAGTTTATAACAAAGGTAGCAGCGAATTGAAGAAATCACGTTAGTAAGACCTAAAAACGAATTAAGAAGGGAGAAACCACACAAAAAATACAAATATGAGAGAGAAACAAATAAACGAAAAAATGAGAAGCATTTTAAACGAAAAGAAGATATGcatggaagaaggagaggaaaaGAGATGATTTggtagaaaagaagaagaagaagcagaagaaggaTGAGAAGTATTTGTTagaaagaagatatgcatggaagaaggagaggaaaaTAGATGATTTggtagaaaagaagaagaagaagaagaagaagaacaaggagaAGGAGACAACATATAATAGGCAATAGCAAGGAAAAATAATGTCTTAATACATAATGATTCctcttttgaattcaatcaaggATCTCATAATGTTAATTAAAGTCAATATATTAAAATTGTTAAGTTTACATTAACAAAATTGCAATAATTTAGGATTACAataaatatattgatttttactatttattgtgtagaatatattaaataagggtatgttaggaatgaaaaatttaggTGTTGAGTCAGTAAGATAAAAACGGAAACAAATCCAACGTGGCAGCTGGGTCATAGGACcatgattaataaaaaaattcatccgGACTACATCCAATATGGGGTGTGAATTTTGGACTTAAATCAAATTAACTCTTAAAAATATCTAGACACCTCACCACAATTAGGCTATAAATATACTCGTGCTCTGCATCCTATTCATTTTCACTAACAAACAGAGCCTCAAATTAATTATGGATATCTGTGTTAACTTCAACCCTATTTCTCGCCTCATTCTCCACTTGCTGCTCTTGTTATTTTTGGCTTCTTCAAGCCTAAACACTAGTGGTATTGTGGAATCATGCATGGAGGAAGAGAGACGAGCTCTTCTCAGCTTTAAACAAGATCTCACTGATTCATCTGGTAAGCTTTCTTCTTGGGTGGGTCATCAATGCTGTCGATGGAGAGGGATTTCATGCAACAACCGAACTGGTCATGTTGCAATAGTTGACCTCCGTAATACATATCCATACACCCCTGATGATGGTCAGTGGAACTCCACGGAGTTTGGAGAATCTTTTTTGCAAGGTAAGTCAATTAatccttctttgcttggcttgaaaCATCTGAGTTACTTAGATTTAAGCAACAATGACTTCAAATGGGTTCACATTCCAAAATTCATTGGCCAGCTTACGAGTTTAAGCTATCTCAATCTCTCATATTCCAACTTTTCTGGAGAGATTCCCTCTTCTCTTGGTAACCTCACAAACTTGAACTATTTGGACCTCGATTCTTATTCTCTCAGTAATGTTTCTTCCAAAAACTTGAATTGGATTTCTCATCTCTCTTCCCTCAAATACCTCAGTCTTAGAGAGTTGAACCTTAACAGCACAGGAGTAAGTTGGCTACATGCTGTTAACAAGCTTCCTTCCCTCTTAGAGTTGCATTTGTCATCTTATCAAATTCAAAGCATTCCACACTCCCTGCAATCCATTAACTTGACATCACTTGCCGTCCTTGATATGTCATTGAATAATGTTATCAATTCTTCATTTCCTAAATGGATTTTTAATCTTTCTAGCCTTACAAAACTTGATCTAAGTGATAATTCTTTCAGTAACCCCTTTGTTGATGAGTTTGCAACCCTCAAATCTCTAGAACAccttgatttatctttcacggGACTCAAAGGTCAAGTTCCCAAATTCATTGGAAGTTTGTGCAAGCTAAAGTCATTAAGTCTTGCAGTCAACAAATTTGATGGGGGGATTCAAGAGTTTTTGAGTGGTTTTTCAAATTGTTCATTTAATAGAATGGAGTCACTAGATTTGTCTTATTGTGGGCTGGTAGGCAAATTGCCTAGTTCGTTGGGAATCCTGAAAAGCCTGCAGTTTCTCACCCTTCGTAGTAATTTTTTCAACGGTTCCATTCCTCAAAGTTTGGGAAAACTCACTCAGCTGGTTATCCTTGATCTGTCTGATAATTCATGGGATGGCAGTTTAACGGAAGCCCATTTCATAAATCTCACAAGATTAAAGTCTTTTCAAGTAAGCACTGATGGACTTGTGCccatcattttcaatttgaCTGATTATGAATGGATTCCTGCTTTCAAGCTCCGTGAAATTTACATGTACAATTGCCGAGTAGGTGTTGTCTTCCCTTTATGGCTTCAATCTCAAACTGAGCTCGTGCGGGTCTCACTTACGAATGCTGGAATCTCGAGTCCAATACCAAAGGAATGGGTCTTTAAGATATCTTCCCAAATCCAATGGTTGGATTTATCTGACAATCAAATAAGCGGAAAGCTTCCATTCCGATTCAACTCTTTTCCAAATCTAATTTGGATAATTTTGAGCCATAATCAATTTGATGGCACTATTCCATCATCTATTTGTGGCATTCAATCTCTATATGTCCTTGTTCTGAGTAATAATCAGTTATCGGGAGAATTCCCTAAAGAATGGAGTTTGTGGAGCCGGATAGGCGTTGTGGATGTCTCAAACAACAATATGTCTGGTAATATTCCTCATCATTTTTGCAGTCTTCCTTTCATTCAGATCCTAGACCTTAGTCACAACAGATTTTCAGGGACTATTCCCAAGTGTTTGAATAATTTGGTCGGCTATGGTTATGGAGACTGGACGTTCTTGACTTCTCAAGTCGATTATGGAGCCTGGACGTTCTGGACTTCTCGAGTCGGCTATGATGGCTATGGAATCTGGATGTTCTCTGGTAGTCATATAGTAACAACTGCGACTGTAAACGGAAGAACAAGTAAATACTTCAATCACAATGCGAGGCTTCTATTCATTATTGATTTTTCAAGTAATGATTTAGAAGGTGAAATTCCAGAAGAAATCTGCAGCCTCGTTGGATTAGGTACATTAAACCTGTCCATGAATCAATTAAGTGGAAATATCCCCTCAAAAATCGGAAATTTGCACTTGCTCGAAACACTTGACCTCTCCCAGAACCAGCTTTCAGGACAGATCCCACAAAGTCTCGCTTCTCTGACCTTCTTGTCTCACTTGAACTTGTCTTCCAACAAATTGACCGGAAGAATTCCTTCGGGCAACCAACTTCAGACGCTCGATGATTCATCTATTTATGAGGGCAATCCTTCACTCTGTGGATTTCCTCTCTCAAAATGCCCAGAAGATGGAGACAACATGCATGAGCCTCATGAAGCTGAATTTGATGATGAAAAGCTTGGTTTATATACCAGCACGGTGCTTGGCTTTATCATAGGCTTTTGGAGTGTTTGTGGCACATTGATATTGAAGAAGTCATGGAGGTAtgcttattttcaattttttgactACATCAAAGAAAAAGTAGCACTAGCAATTGCATTGAAAGTAGCTAGTTTGAAAGCAAGGCAGTGatcgaaaacaaaacaaaaagaaactagCAGTTATATAATATGCTTGCTGATTTTTATCTATACTATCTATGCAGTAATGTACGATGTACATTTCCTTATGAACTTTGTTGTTTGATTAGATGTTACTGTTGTTATTTTGGTAACGCCAGCATTGATTTAGTGGGAGTTTCATAGGGGCTAAATGGCTAATTGGCATATGTAAGTTTAATACTCTATCATtattaacaaataaagaatgaaAAATGTCACAGTACTAGTAAAATGAGAAACATagtgtattttattttttcaaggaaaaaaaaatgacttgTATGGCTAGCCAAAATGGTGACTGCAAATCAGTAATGCAGGGGCTTCACATTGCAGAGTAAATATGATCCCTTGATTTTAGGTTTGTACTTGACAAAAGAATTGTCACATATAAGAGCCATCATGATAATGTACAATCGTCACATACGACAATATTGAGATTTCTCCTATATTACATATAGAGTAATGTTGGAAAAAAAGTCTCAATCTAGAGCTGAGTCTCTATGAATGGCAGGATTGTCAGACCAGATGCCCTAACATCATTAGCCAATACATGTTCTTCAGGGGAGTGACTTAAGCCTCGTCGACAGCGGACAAAAAGCATACCCACCTGTTCATATTTTTGGAGAACAGAATTATACACCAGAggaaataacacaaacagtaacATATGGTTAATGATTCATCTTGCAAATTAATGATAACAAACCTTGGTTAAATGAGACAGAGCCATTGCATCATGTCCTGCTCCACTAATTAATATAGGTACTTCATCCTGAACAGAACCTGTCATTCTCTTGAGCCCAAGATAGGCTGCAGACTTCAGCTTCGAAGTCAGCTCAGAATCACAAATGACTGCATTTGCAATTTTGCATCATGCTGAAAAGGTTCAAAGCATGTAAGGTTACTGTCTTGTTAAGCTACCTACAAATGATTGACTAGGATATGAAGGTTCCATACCTTACGATCAATTGTGCACAAAACTGAACGCCTATCACATATTTGATACAATCGGTTAGATACACCACAACAAATGTGGGCAACAGCCACATTTGTATTGCCACGAGCTGAAGGAAATGTGGAAATTGGAGTAGTTGGTGTCCATATCTCCCACGTACAAACACAAAGTGtgggtatgtttttttttataattgttAAAATTTTCTTTCCTGCAAACCCGTCCACGACATGGTCCTAGctttatatattttcattttttattcatGAGTGGGtgtttattactttattttataTTAAAGTTAATGGGAAACAGAACCTAAGgagggtgtattcaattcagattttaaaagattttgtttgagtttataTAATGtatggatttacttaatccacagattgtttaaattctatatggactctgattgattctaatggattgatttactggtatttgtttagattttacaagtctttatgatgtttttggtaggttaattttttttttcttcttcttctttaaaagcaAATGGttgtatggatccaactataatgctatatcaataacaaaatattatggcaatctaccattctttatgttgtgtatattgtataatgatatatgaataataagagaaaactaatcaACCAAAATGTTATACAAAACATAAAGTAGTAAATTAATGacataattaatttatttcatatctaatttacaaaagtaacattgtgtatatgtaacagcctattctggttttagatgaatatatctatatatatcggCACTAGCtttgggtttgattaaaaaaaaaaaagaaacatgtgtgtatgtatcatcttaacaataccATTGTAAGTAagcttaattagctagaaggattaaggcttctagatctatagtgataaaaataaaaaaaattattagatgagagcagagTCAGAGGAGGATAGTGGACAGATAGGTCTAAAAACAAATGGAAGAGCGTCACCTATTGagagctgtttttttttttttttttttttttgtgaagaggttcttcattttttaagtgagaaagaatccatcaaaatctcttgggaagtggttggattgtttttgaattttgatatgtataaaaagtactataaaatcctccaaaatccagcatttaatgaaatctttaaaaatccgtatacttttgaatatctacagatttgaatggataattttaaatcttaattgaatagatcaagattttaaaatattgtttaaaatctcaattgaatacccatagacttttaaaatacaaaaaaatcttgtagactcttaaatGAATATACCCCCCTAATATTCGTTTCTCATCTCTCTTATCTATTCTCTCAACTTCTTCCCTTTTCTTTGAACTCACTGAAACCATCAGTCCATCTCTCGatcttctcttttctctcatCCCTTCCTTTTAGTTATAGAGTTAAGTGCTGGAAATTAAATGGGTTTCTTCTTTACCCTTGCTTTTTAATTACTTTGTTTTGGTTGTTAGTGAGGAAGTGGGTGGATTCAACACGGAGGTAGCCGCCATGTATTGTATTCTCCGCCTCCTAGATCTGGGACAACTCAGCAGTAAAACTATTGTTCTTAGCTGTATGATATCAAATTTGGGAAGTCTCTTGTACATATAAGATTCTTTGCTTTATATATGTATTCAGTTTGCTTTGATGTTAATTCAGTTTGCTTTGATGTTAATACAACCTGTTTGATTTTGAAGGTCACAGGTTGCTGGAGGCCTAGCTCGTGGAACTCCTCATATGATCAGTGCTACGATTGAAGGCCTTGCTTGTTGGCTTATGAGTTCTCTAACCTTGTTTTCAATTGCTAGCAATTTGCTACGATTAAAGTTCATTTcatttataatttcttttagaTCTAAACAATTGCTTTGGTGCGTTGTCGTTTtctgcttttcttctttctgatgCTTGCCGTGTTCAGTCTCAATACAGGTAAGTTTGATCCGAGTTTGGATTTGGCTCGAGCTGGTAGTGGTATACTTCCTCTGTGGGTAAGAGCTGCGGCCTTGCCTGTCTCGTTGGTGAGAAGTTGATGGGGCTAAGAAATTCTGGCTGATCTGCTGGTCGGTGGAGGTGGCCTTCGTCGGAGACTTGTGGGATTGGATATAAGGCGAGGCTTTCCTCATATGTTGTtgggtgatggtgatggtgatgctGAGGATGAGCTCGTTTCTTTAAAGCCACGGAGGGCAATGGTTCTCGGTTTTGGTGCGATTACTGGTGGTGCGAATGGCAGCGACAGCGGTTTGGCTAACCAGATCGACCTCATCATAATATGATTTCAGTGTTTCAATAAAATATGGGTCTACGCCTATCATCTCTAATCCAAGATCTCAAATTTCATCACTGAGTAGAGGCTGAAACCATGGCAGTGAGCCAATGACTGAATCCAAGCCGATCATCATTGAACCCATTCATCCCCAGAAAGATGAAATAAAGGCCGCGTTTGTTTGCCTGGAGATGATACTTGGACAAGATTAATTATCTCCTATCTAATGAGGAGTTGTGTTTGGACGTCCGGATATTAAGTAACCAGAAAATTTTAATCATGTCAGATCTTCATATCAAATCTTGCTGAGAAGGTAAGATAAATCTTATCCACTTGGATATGATCAAAAAAGCAGAACGCCTTTGTCTTCGACCAAGCAGAAAGCCTTCGTCTTCAACCTCACCGAGAAAACAAATTGATCCTGTCCgctgaagaagaaaaactaggaGCTCGATAATAAGAGAGCGGATCAAACTCGGCCTCCTAGATGAAACAGCCTCTTCTCTGGGCAGTGAG
It encodes:
- the LOC112203457 gene encoding receptor-like protein EIX2, producing the protein MDICVNFNPISRLILHLLLLLFLASSSLNTSGIVESCMEEERRALLSFKQDLTDSSGKLSSWVGHQCCRWRGISCNNRTGHVAIVDLRNTYPYTPDDGQWNSTEFGESFLQGKSINPSLLGLKHLSYLDLSNNDFKWVHIPKFIGQLTSLSYLNLSYSNFSGEIPSSLGNLTNLNYLDLDSYSLSNVSSKNLNWISHLSSLKYLSLRELNLNSTGVSWLHAVNKLPSLLELHLSSYQIQSIPHSLQSINLTSLAVLDMSLNNVINSSFPKWIFNLSSLTKLDLSDNSFSNPFVDEFATLKSLEHLDLSFTGLKGQVPKFIGSLCKLKSLSLAVNKFDGGIQEFLSGFSNCSFNRMESLDLSYCGLVGKLPSSLGILKSLQFLTLRSNFFNGSIPQSLGKLTQLVILDLSDNSWDGSLTEAHFINLTRLKSFQVSTDGLVPIIFNLTDYEWIPAFKLREIYMYNCRVGVVFPLWLQSQTELVRVSLTNAGISSPIPKEWVFKISSQIQWLDLSDNQISGKLPFRFNSFPNLIWIILSHNQFDGTIPSSICGIQSLYVLVLSNNQLSGEFPKEWSLWSRIGVVDVSNNNMSGNIPHHFCSLPFIQILDLSHNRFSGTIPKCLNNLVGYGYGDWTFLTSQVDYGAWTFWTSRVGYDGYGIWMFSGSHIVTTATVNGRTSKYFNHNARLLFIIDFSSNDLEGEIPEEICSLVGLGTLNLSMNQLSGNIPSKIGNLHLLETLDLSQNQLSGQIPQSLASLTFLSHLNLSSNKLTGRIPSGNQLQTLDDSSIYEGNPSLCGFPLSKCPEDGDNMHEPHEAEFDDEKLGLYTSTVLGFIIGFWSVCGTLILKKSWRYAYFQFFDYIKEKVALAIALKVASLKARQ